A region from the Rufibacter sp. DG15C genome encodes:
- a CDS encoding TlpA disulfide reductase family protein, producing MILKVNVPQLISSVLLPLGLFASACTSAPNNTLESGPWRGIIEVSGHEMPFNFTVSEEKGKQVAYLINGEEKILIDEITFDQDSVRLQMHIFDATLHAKVDKGKLKGRWERRDQAQPYSLPFSAEHGKTERFSAEPAKAAMDVTGKWEVQFQGEEGDNYPAIGEFTQNGNTLSGTFLTPTGDYRFLQGQVNGKNLSLSTFDGAHAYLFTAEPQQDGTLKGDFYVGIAGHETWTAKRNENFQLPSADTLTHLKPGYDKLSFSFPNLEGKQVSLEDPAFKGKPVVVQIFGSWCPNCMDETAFLAPWYAKNKNRGVEIIGLGYELSPEFEKAKARISKMKDRFDVDYTLLVAGTKDKELVAKSLPALSKVVSFPTTIFIDKKGKVRRIHTGFSGPGTGKYYEDFVKEFNTTIDELVAEK from the coding sequence ATGATATTGAAAGTTAACGTCCCTCAGCTTATTTCCTCGGTTCTACTGCCGTTAGGTCTATTCGCTTCTGCCTGCACTTCTGCGCCCAACAACACCTTAGAGTCCGGCCCTTGGCGCGGCATCATTGAGGTGAGCGGCCATGAGATGCCCTTCAACTTCACCGTCTCTGAAGAAAAAGGAAAACAGGTAGCGTACTTGATTAACGGAGAAGAGAAAATTTTGATTGACGAAATCACATTTGACCAGGACAGCGTGCGCCTGCAGATGCATATTTTTGACGCCACCCTGCACGCCAAAGTGGACAAGGGCAAATTGAAAGGCCGCTGGGAGCGCCGTGACCAGGCCCAGCCGTACAGCCTGCCCTTCTCAGCTGAACATGGCAAGACCGAACGCTTTTCTGCCGAACCCGCAAAAGCCGCCATGGATGTGACTGGCAAATGGGAAGTGCAATTTCAGGGCGAAGAAGGGGACAACTACCCCGCCATTGGCGAGTTTACCCAGAACGGCAACACCTTGTCAGGCACGTTTCTAACGCCTACCGGCGATTACCGCTTCTTGCAGGGTCAGGTAAATGGCAAAAACTTGAGCCTTTCTACCTTTGACGGCGCGCACGCCTATCTTTTTACCGCTGAGCCGCAGCAGGACGGCACCCTGAAAGGCGATTTTTACGTGGGCATTGCCGGTCATGAAACCTGGACGGCCAAACGAAACGAGAACTTCCAACTGCCTTCAGCAGATACCCTTACCCACCTCAAACCTGGCTATGATAAACTGTCATTCTCCTTCCCCAATTTAGAAGGCAAGCAGGTTTCTCTTGAAGATCCTGCGTTTAAGGGCAAACCGGTGGTAGTGCAGATCTTTGGGTCTTGGTGCCCCAATTGTATGGACGAGACCGCCTTTCTGGCGCCTTGGTACGCCAAAAACAAAAACCGCGGCGTAGAGATCATTGGCCTTGGCTATGAGCTAAGCCCTGAGTTTGAGAAGGCCAAAGCCCGCATCAGCAAGATGAAGGACCGCTTTGACGTGGACTATACGCTGTTGGTGGCCGGTACCAAAGACAAGGAATTGGTGGCTAAATCACTGCCGGCCTTGAGCAAAGTGGTCTCCTTCCCTACTACCATCTTCATTGATAAGAAAGGCAAAGTACGAAGAATCCACACCGGCTTTTCGGGTCCCGGCACGGGCAAATACTATGAGGACTTTGTGAAGGAATTCAACACCACCATTGACGAGCTGGTAGCTGAGAAATAA
- a CDS encoding rhodanese-like domain-containing protein, with product MESKTAADLVAEAKKNVENLSPDQVEKELSKGATLIDIRESEELKESGKIAGSVHAPRGMLEFLADDTTPYHKPEFDKNKRIILHCAGGGRSAMAANTLKQMGYQNVAHLDGGLKAWKEAGKPLEQ from the coding sequence ATGGAAAGCAAAACTGCCGCAGATCTGGTCGCAGAGGCCAAAAAGAATGTAGAGAACCTGTCACCAGACCAAGTAGAAAAGGAATTGTCCAAAGGCGCCACGTTAATTGACATCAGAGAAAGTGAGGAGTTGAAAGAGAGCGGCAAGATTGCTGGTTCTGTGCACGCCCCGCGCGGAATGCTGGAGTTTTTGGCAGATGATACCACCCCCTACCATAAGCCCGAGTTTGATAAGAACAAGCGCATTATTCTGCACTGCGCCGGCGGCGGAAGATCTGCCATGGCGGCCAATACCCTCAAACAAATGGGCTATCAGAACGTGGCGCACCTAGACGGTGGTTTAAAAGCCTGGAAAGAAGCGGGTAAACCTTTAGAGCAATAA